The DNA region TCCCTGttattgtctcttttcatatttatgaccatgtttccgaattattgtgttttttcgtatttctttgatcatatgaattaggtgcatgattaccagacagataggggtgtttcgggcctcaattgttcaaaatgctcgtcacggccaggccctggttcaggtcgtgacagtagaacattttgataattttttggtaTGTCAGTATGTTCTTTGTGTTTATGCTTACATCAAGCAAACTCAGTTATTATGAAGGTGGAATTGGTTTCTGTACCATTTTTCTTTTGCGTGTAACTTCTGAAGTTATTTGGGATCCATTATTTATATGTCAATAAGAGTCTTTGATGCCTTTCCTGATAATGTTTATGCTTACATCAAGCAGACACAGTTATTATGAAGGTGGAATTGATTTCTGTACCATTTTCCTTTTGTGTGTAACTTCTAAAGTTATTTGGGATCTATCATTTATATGTCAATGAGagtttttgatgtctttcctTATATTAAACCtgtcattttttctttaacaTGTCTAATCTCCTGTATACCTGGCTTTCTGATCTTCAATGATGCAAACAATTTCCCTTCAAGAACTTGCACTTACCTAATTCCTAGTAAGACAGTATTAGAATCTTCTATGCTGACAGATGTCTATTAGTGGTTAGCTTTTTTTCCAGGAGGTTGCATTGGAAGGTACAAGTATGCATGATATTGGTAAAACCAGCAAGcaccatatttttttaaaatgatagaATATATACTATGTGGGCagtattttctttacaaaaatgaGCCTCTCTGTGCTTAACAAGGCCTCCAAAGTTGCAAAATGGATTCAGCACCCTCTACAAGAAAATCTTAACGTCAAAATAATAAGTTGTCTGATCTTATCTGCAACAAGAATGACGAGCACTGTGCTCAGTTTGAAGCCTGTCCCTAAGCTCATCTAGACTTATCCTTATCTTCATTGCCTTCTATTTGCTTGTTATCTTTGTTCTTGCTAGAACCTGCATTTGAGAAGCTTGTGTTGTTGTCTCAAGTTAATGTTTAAGTTTTCTTTCCTTACTGCAGTGCATCAAAATTtaacttgtggtgttgttgaaAATGTTGGAACTGCGGCAAAACCTAATGGCATAATGCATGAACCTTTACGTGCTGATAGACCCAATGCATTCAGTAACAACAGCTCATCTGTTCTCTCTTGCATATAAACAGCAGTTGATATTCCTTCTCAAAGCAGAAAAATTGATGTTCCTCCTAATATGTTTTTGGGCTAGCCCTTTAACATGGGGTTGAGACAAACAATAGATGGGAGGATTATTaagaaagaacctatctatgGTGGGAATTCTCTGTTTGCCTTTGGTCCGGTCCGGTAACGCAACGGTACCGGTTTGTACCGGTATACCGATACCAAACGACCCGGAATACGGTACCGGTGTGGAGGGGCATTTTTTTCCGGTAGTTCCGGCTCCGGTGcatgttaattttaaaaaaaaaaaaaattggttttgGCCATCGTTGACCGTTGTAAAATAGCTGTTGGAGGGGGCAACAACTATTTTGTGCCTCCCCTCCCAATTAGTCCACTACACCATTAATTTTctactataaatatccttttaaatcaatttttttctcacaaatttcTCAATTTCTCATACTCTCTAAATCTTAAATCTTAATATTCtcatactcaatatttataatttttgtattaattggagttgtggatttttttaaagatactacaagcttcaattatcatatttcaaTTACGACATTTGGTATACGTCTACTTTTACGCAGACATTCGGTATATTCGTTCCAACTTTaatctctatattttttatttttaatatctatatttgtttACTTACAGTCTTAcgtttattttttgatttataatatttatattgcttgttttaacattttaattatatttaaacttAATTATGGATGCAAATAAAAGTAGTGGTAAGAGACCAATCTTTGGTAAGGTTtttcgtagaaataaaaaaaataatgctaCTACTAGTTCATTATCGCCTAGATTTAATGAAAATTCTTTATCACAACctaatggttttgatgttggggtCAGTATGGAATTAGACCATGAGACACTAAATAGGCGTTAtaataattttgaggaagacaTACCGGAAGAAGATGATATAGAAGTACAAGAGTTAGGTGAAACCCCTACCCTTACTAGTCCGGTTACGGAAATACCAAAAGACGATGAGGTACTTCCGCCTTTACCAGAATTTAGTAGGGCCAAAGGTACTGAATGTCCTAAATGGTCTTTAGTTTGGCAATTTATGAGTCAAGATAAGGAATGTAAGAGAGTTATGAAACATTTgactggggggggggggggggggggggggggggggggcttacTACGCCTTTGAGGAAATGTAATACagaatttatttttctagaaaataaggCTAATGCAAAAAAAAGGTGGTACACCATTGACGGAAGAATCTGTGGGAGGTAATATGGTTCAAACGCGTTTAGATAGGTTTAACCCAGCTAGCTCAAGTTCTACATTGACATATagtgaagatgtagatagagaagaaTTAGCGAAAATGGTTGCTGTTATGAGATTGTCATTCAGTTTTCCTTCACATCccgattttattcattatattcaacgagtatataatccttcttttaaaggtttttcacgaaatacaattaaaaatgatatttttaaattttaaggtgaacattgtcattttcttcgttgtttatttagtaaatttgatggtAGAGTATCTATTACTTCTGATATGGGTTGTAGTATTATCAGTAATGATTATTTTACTGTCACGTTTCATTGGATTGATCATCATTGGAACatgcaaaaaagaattattgcttataaatatgttgaCGAAACTAAAACCggtaaatatatatcttttacaATAGCGGAATGCTTaaaatattttagacttattgatAAAACTATGACATGTAcattagataatgcttctaataatttgaaagcCATTGATTTTTTAAATACTAGACTACGTCCCATGGAtaatgattattttcatgttagatgtactgcacatattttaaatttgatagtacaTGATGGTGTTGAGTTATTTGGAGGTGGTTGTTATAAGGTTCGCATTgcatgtagttttatttttaaaaattaaaaaaaagctatAATAGATGATTTTAAATATCAATGTAAAAAATGTGACCTTTCATATAGAAAAGTTCCAAGAGAAACtcctactagatggaattctttgtAACAAATGCTTGAAGTTGCTAGTGTGTATCATGAacctatacaattagtttataattcGCTTAATACGACTAATGATTTAAGGCTAGGTTCTGATGATTGGATTGAAGTAGaagaactttgtaaatttttgaaaactttttatcaagctaCGAACACAGTATCTACACAATATACTCCAACTATTTCTTCCGTTTTAGTAAATATTACTGCTATTTCTAAAGTACTtgctaattataaaaaaaaattgtccttaCAAAGAGGCAATTGATGCTATGgttgacaaatttaaaaaatattttttccgaTTCCATAAATTTATTTGACAGCTACTTTATTCAACCCATTTTACAAAGAACATGGTGTAATTATGATTGTTCAAAAAATTTACACCAATTTAGAAATTGAACCTCATGAAAGGAAATCGATTGAAACGTGTTGTGCTAGCATAGTACCTAAAGCCAGAAGTTTATATAACATGTATCAAGTTATGGAACATAATATTGCGCCTGTCAAACCTCCTACTTTTAGACatagatatgatgatttagatgatgaGATAGGTGAAGAACTTGGTCTTCAATATTGTAGTAGTAATGATTTTGATTCATATATTTCTCAGGATAGGGAATGTATTAGAGATGCAAATGGACAACAACAACTTTTAGGATGGTGAAAGATCCGTACCAGACAATTTCCAAAACTATCAAGGGTGGTTCGAGATTTGCTAGCAAGTCAAGCTTCTTCAGTCGCATCGGAGCAAGCTTTTAGTGCAGGAAGATTTATGATTGGAGATGACAATTTCCAAAACTATCAAGGGTGGTTCGAGATTTGCTAGCAAGTCAAGCTTCTTCAGTCGCATCGGAGCAAGCTTTTAGTGCAGGAAGATTTATGATTGGAGATCATCGATATTCGTTGGCAAAGGATAGTTTGAAAATTTCGGTATTATTTAGAGATTAGATTAATGCCGAaagaagaaattttgggctcCCAAAATTACCGCCCCAGATTAAAGATGAAATAGATCAAATATTTGAGGAGAatagtgatgatggaatggaagcaatggaagaacaaggaaaaagaccaatttcggaaaatatagaaatagataaCTTACGTATAGAATATTATGGACATTATAGATATTAATTGAGATTTGCCACTTCGTAATCTTACCACAGATCGAACAAGTTGGTAACAACTAATCATTATTGTAATCTTCTAAATCCACttcgtcttcttcttcatctctttgtAATATTCGTTTCTTGTAGTTCGTATCAAGTAGTATTTTCGACTTTCTGCCCTTTTTACCAAAGAGGAACAACTTTTTGGAAGCCTGAACATGACTTCTCATGTGACCTCCCAATGATTTACCAGATCCAAATCCTTTGTTACAGTGCCTAGGACTGTAGAAGAATTATTCACTGATTTCAAAGCTCGTAGAGCTGGTCTAATCAAAGCACTTACTGCAGGTTTctaattctttttgtttttgttggatTTTCATGCAGTGTTATGAGTTTTTAAGCATAATTACTTTCTGGGTGTTTCTGAGTTTTGTGGGTTTGCTaattatgatgttatttttttattttgcaaattatgattttattttcttttgaattattgCAGATGTTGAGAAATTTTATCAGTAGTGTGATCCTGGTGAGTTTTCTGTTGCTCACTTTGCACATTTGGTTCTTCTGTTTTACTGATTTTGAGGTGTAGTTCTTACTGGTGAGTACGACTCTCAACTTTTGGTACTTGTGAATGAGGTTTATATTCCAATTAGTATGTTTGGGACTGGGATGTTTTCAGGATAAGAAAGCCATTTTCTTTGTCTTAAGAATTAAAGCCTAAATGTCTAAGTGGTTCAATATTCTGAGTTAGAGCCAGGTAATTCAGGAGATACAGATGATGAAGCAGCAAAAGAGTTGGAACATACCCTTCTGCAAGATTCAATGGACAAAGAATTAACGAATTAAATAGGGGCTTAGAGCAAAAGGAGTTAATGCAGACTCTTGCGCGTAATGGTTTCATATTTCTCTGTAATAAACTCGTAGTTAGATGTTTGTTCTTTTTGGTATACTTACAGTcaatagtgaatatagttattcAAAAAAATTGTATATGAATATGGAATTTAAAAATGGGATAGCACTCTTGGCAGTGCAATTCTGATAGATGATCACCTTCTCTGTGTCGCCTTGCTCAAGTCCCTGCACCCAGATTGGTCCCCAGCTGCTATCAAGTCTGCAATTATGACTACAGTGGGGTTAAAAGATCCTCATTCTGGCTTACCAATTATCGCTGAGGGAATGCCATTTTGGGTTGCTGATCCATTTGATTTCGGTAGTGGACTTGTGAATGCACATGCTGCAAATAATTCGGGCCTCATCTATGATATGGGAACCTTTGACTACATTCTTTATTTGCTCTCGATGGGCTACAAGAGTAGCCACATCAGCAACATGATTGACGAAGGAGCTGCATCTTTCCCAATCAAGAGGCCTTCGATTCTTGACGTcaatctttcttctttaatcgtACCAAGTCTCAAAGATACTGTCAATGTTAGAAGAACCGTCACCAACATTGGACCAGAGAACTCCAAATATGAAGCCATCATTGAGCCTCCACCAGGCATTACCATAAAAGTAAAGCCTGACACTTTGATATTCAACTCCGACACCGAGCAAATCTCTTTCACTCTCACCATTTCAGCCACTCACGAATACAACACAACGTTTGAGTTCGGGAGCCTTACTTAGACTGACGGGGTGCACCAAGTAAGTCCCTATATCAGTGAGAACCGAGTTCGCTCAACTTGTTTGGTTTTAGCCAGAGTACTGCCTACAGTTTGCTACATTTATCACTATTCACATCTATTATCCAAGTATAAAGCAGTGTATTTACAGTTGAGCTTCTATGTATAATAGAATCTTATcatctacaaaaaaaataattccgTCTGAGATGAAACTGTATGTAGGCTTTAATACCATGGCGCTGAAGCAACATTTtggaaaaaaaacttttggaaCTTGAAGAGGAAAGAAGAGCGGTGCAGGTaataaaaagtaatgaaaatattatCACACATTGTCATCTAAGCTTGTCAAACTGATGTTCCCTTTTGTGAACCGACCTTTTGATGCAGCAAGTGCGAGATAGATTATTAGCGAAGGTTGAAAACCGTGCAGCCAATACCGATGGACAAGCAATAAAATTGCAATACACACATTCCCCGAAACTAAAGTCCCTTGATGCACAGGTCTGCCCAACTGTCCCATGTTCATTGTATAGGCGTGAGTGTCGTGATTAACTCTATTATCTAAAACATTCTGTCTGACAGATATTAGGTTCCTTAGTTGAAAACCCAAATAAATGGACTCCAGTTTGTTGTCTTAAATTCTTGTCAACCTGCTCTGCTCATAATTTGTTCATTTATATAGTTTTTACTGGCAAAATTCTCTCATCTTTGTGATTATACAAACTAATATAGGTCTTTTTTATGTTTCCCATTTGATAATAGGAATTTGCTGAGGCATATAAGTCGTTCCATGTTGGAGAGAAACTCGCCAATGAGCTTGCAACTCCATGTGACAAGAGCAAAAGCCACCCCGCTGCTTTGTCTACTAAGAAGAATTGTATAGGAATGAAACAAATGTTTAAGGTCTGCGCTGAATGAGAATTCCTACTAATGAAGAGGAGTGCATTTGTATACATATTAAAGATGTTTCAGGTACCGACTACTTGGTTTATTAGAAACATAATCAAGGAATGTATGTTGGTGCTCTCTTTATCGTGGTCGTTATGATCATGTTTAACGGAATGGCTGAGATCAACCTGACTATTTTAAAGCTTACCGACTTCTTCAAGCAAAGGGACCtcctcttttacacttcattgGCTTTTTCCCTTCCAACATGGATTCCCAGAACCCCTATAACATTTTTTGAGTGTGCTATGTGGACATTCCTGACATATTATGTCATGGGATTTGATCTAGATATTTCGAGGTAAGCGGAGGAAAAGgcaatacaaaataataattagattgCCATTATAATTTCATGAATATTAAGGGACTACTACTTTTTTGCAGATTGTTCAAACAGTTCTTCCTTCTCGTACTAGTACACCAGATAGCATCGGGATTGTACAGATTCATTGGAGATGGGAGTCGCTAGCCTACAATTTGGACCATTTGCACAGGTTTTACAATTTGTATTTTCTGGATTTATACTCTCTAGAGGTATACTTTAAGATGTTTGCACAaattcattttcttgttcaatcAGACATACGCTTATTTACTATTGTACAAGTTGCGACAGAGGATGTGAAGAAATGGTGGATTTGGGGTTATTTGATCTCACCATTGATGCATTCTGAGAATTCAATTCTTGTGAATGAATTTCATGGGAAGAAGTGAAAACTTGTAATCTTTTTATCCCAAACCACAAGCAAATAGCTAATTTTCTCATATATATCATATCCACTTTTAATTAAAACAGTTCACGCCAAATGGAAATGAGACACTAATTGGACATTCAGTAGTAAGAGCTCGCAGATTCTTTCCAGATGCATATTGGTATTGGATAGGT from Capsicum annuum cultivar UCD-10X-F1 unplaced genomic scaffold, UCD10Xv1.1 ctg3420, whole genome shotgun sequence includes:
- the LOC107854046 gene encoding subtilisin-like protease SBT3.6 produces the protein MQTLARNMTTVGLKDPHSGLPIIAEGMPFWVADPFDFGSGLVNAHAANNSGLIYDMGTFDYILYLLSMGYKSSHISNMIDEGAASFPIKRPSILDVNLSSLIVPSLKDTVNVRRTVTNIGPENSKYEAIIEPPPGITIKVKPDTLIFNSDTEQISFTLTISATHEYNTTFEFGSLT